One genomic region from Pseudoduganella dura encodes:
- a CDS encoding ankyrin repeat domain-containing protein: protein MRLSLRGLAKRLRQLRGRVRSRLAMRLGVAAMAACALAPAPSAAQTDPAVSFFRAAQVNDAGRIKPLLARGLDPNVRDPERGETGLIVALRNDAMDVFDLLIAQPKIALEAQAGNGNTALMMAAFKNNMPAVKALLARGAQVNRPGWTALHYAASAGALDIMRVLLEHHAYIDAESPTKVTPLMLAAREGQEDAVKLLLQEGADASLRDAGFRIDAAEFAERADKPWIAKAIRHHQAEQLMRR, encoded by the coding sequence ATGCGGCTGTCGCTGCGTGGCTTGGCGAAACGGCTGCGCCAGTTGCGCGGCAGGGTGCGCTCACGCCTGGCCATGCGGCTCGGCGTGGCGGCGATGGCCGCCTGCGCGCTCGCACCGGCGCCGTCGGCGGCGCAAACCGACCCCGCCGTTTCCTTCTTCCGCGCCGCCCAGGTGAACGACGCCGGCCGCATCAAGCCGCTGCTGGCGCGCGGGCTCGACCCGAACGTGCGCGACCCCGAGCGGGGCGAGACGGGCCTGATCGTCGCGCTGCGCAACGATGCGATGGATGTATTCGACCTGCTGATCGCGCAGCCGAAGATCGCGCTCGAGGCGCAGGCCGGCAACGGCAATACGGCGCTGATGATGGCCGCGTTCAAGAACAACATGCCGGCCGTGAAGGCGCTGCTGGCCAGGGGGGCGCAGGTCAACCGCCCGGGATGGACCGCGCTGCACTATGCCGCGTCGGCCGGCGCGCTCGACATCATGCGCGTGCTGCTCGAGCACCACGCCTATATCGACGCCGAATCGCCCACCAAGGTCACGCCGCTGATGCTGGCCGCCCGAGAAGGGCAGGAGGACGCCGTCAAGCTGCTGCTGCAGGAAGGCGCCGACGCCAGCCTGCGCGACGCCGGCTTCCGCATCGATGCGGCCGAATTCGCCGAACGCGCCGACAAGCCATGGATCGCCAAGGCCATCCGCCATCACCAGGCCGAACAGCTGATGCGGCGCTGA
- a CDS encoding methyltransferase domain-containing protein has translation MLSERELESCYLGQFIPVHYHHNMLMDANRMHGFRAAIAHVVQPGMKVLELGGGTGALSFFAAQRADKVYCVDFNPDMVSEARRFLAMNRCGDKVEVIHADAFEYLPPEPVDVVICEMIHVAMLREKQVEVIEGFKRRYLQKFGGPLPVFLPEAVLMAAQPMQQEYDFEGFHAPIVQFQQPGVAQPGTVEMAQPAVYSVIDFTQPNETSYNWEGKFVIDRDGTVNAVRFITKNILAVVQERATTIDWLNHHMSLPLERPVEARRGDVLQVSFAYRAGGSIPSLQARLAARVLYQAALQPQVMAFA, from the coding sequence ATGCTGTCGGAACGCGAGCTCGAAAGCTGCTACCTGGGGCAGTTCATCCCGGTCCACTACCATCACAACATGCTGATGGACGCGAACCGCATGCACGGTTTCCGCGCCGCGATCGCGCATGTGGTGCAACCCGGCATGAAGGTACTGGAGCTCGGCGGCGGCACCGGCGCGCTGTCGTTCTTCGCGGCGCAGCGGGCCGACAAGGTCTATTGCGTCGATTTCAATCCCGACATGGTGAGCGAAGCGCGCCGTTTCCTGGCGATGAACCGCTGCGGCGACAAGGTGGAGGTGATCCATGCCGACGCCTTCGAGTACCTGCCGCCGGAGCCGGTGGACGTGGTGATCTGCGAAATGATCCACGTGGCCATGCTGCGCGAGAAGCAGGTCGAGGTGATCGAAGGGTTCAAGCGCCGCTATCTCCAGAAGTTCGGCGGGCCGTTGCCGGTATTCCTGCCCGAGGCGGTGCTGATGGCGGCCCAGCCGATGCAGCAGGAATACGACTTCGAAGGCTTTCATGCGCCGATCGTGCAGTTCCAGCAGCCCGGCGTCGCGCAACCCGGCACGGTGGAGATGGCCCAGCCGGCCGTCTACTCGGTGATCGACTTTACCCAGCCGAACGAGACCAGCTACAACTGGGAAGGCAAGTTCGTCATCGACCGCGACGGCACCGTCAACGCGGTCCGCTTCATCACCAAGAACATCCTGGCCGTCGTGCAGGAGCGCGCCACCACGATCGACTGGCTCAATCACCACATGTCGCTGCCGCTCGAACGGCCGGTCGAGGCAAGGCGGGGCGACGTGCTGCAGGTGTCGTTCGCCTACCGCGCCGGCGGCTCGATCCCGTCGCTGCAGGCGCGCCTGGCCGCCCGGGTGCTGTACCAGGCAGCCCTGCAACCGCAGGTGATGGCCTTCGCATGA
- a CDS encoding phospholipase A: MKKHFAPCLSAMLALSPFAASAVFAQDVPAAADPALGRCSMLADPTERLGCYDALANRPKDAAPAIAASGEPAGNPDQQQGAFPGGPVAKPVEPARAAAAGPVVSVQVPLWELDQNSKRGVFNFRPHRDTYLLLANYSNSTNEAPFNDVTPSGIDAQHVELAYQLSFKMKMMETIAGSPVDLWFGYTQQSFWQAYNRSESSPFRETNYQPEVMAIAPIGKRLGGFDFRYAGLGLVHQSNGQSNTLSRSWNRVYGELGGEYGKLAVTARIWKRLDNSRSDNDNLDITDFMGHGDVRLVYRDGGTEYSLMARRNLHTDHGALQLGWATPLRSNLKGYVQFFSGYGQSLIDYNYSQMSLGAGFLVGF, from the coding sequence ATGAAAAAACACTTTGCCCCCTGCCTTTCGGCCATGCTGGCCCTCTCTCCTTTTGCTGCTTCCGCCGTATTCGCGCAGGACGTGCCGGCGGCGGCCGATCCCGCGCTGGGCCGCTGCTCGATGCTCGCCGACCCGACCGAGCGCCTGGGCTGTTACGACGCGCTGGCCAACCGGCCCAAGGATGCCGCGCCGGCCATCGCCGCTTCGGGCGAACCAGCGGGCAATCCCGACCAGCAGCAGGGCGCGTTCCCCGGCGGACCGGTGGCGAAACCGGTGGAGCCGGCGCGGGCGGCTGCCGCCGGACCCGTGGTGTCGGTGCAGGTGCCCCTGTGGGAGCTCGACCAGAACAGCAAGCGGGGCGTGTTCAATTTCCGGCCGCACCGCGACACCTACCTGCTGCTGGCGAACTACAGCAACAGCACCAACGAGGCGCCGTTCAACGATGTCACGCCATCGGGCATCGACGCGCAGCACGTCGAACTGGCCTACCAGCTGTCGTTCAAGATGAAGATGATGGAAACAATCGCCGGTTCGCCGGTCGACCTGTGGTTCGGCTACACGCAGCAAAGCTTCTGGCAGGCCTACAACCGCAGCGAGTCCAGTCCGTTCCGCGAAACGAACTACCAGCCGGAGGTGATGGCGATCGCGCCGATCGGCAAGCGCCTGGGCGGCTTCGACTTCCGCTATGCGGGCCTGGGCCTGGTGCACCAGTCGAATGGCCAGTCGAACACGCTGTCGCGCAGCTGGAACCGGGTATACGGTGAACTGGGCGGCGAATACGGCAAGCTGGCCGTGACGGCGCGGATCTGGAAGCGGCTGGACAATTCACGCTCGGACAACGACAACCTCGACATTACCGATTTCATGGGCCACGGCGACGTGCGCCTGGTGTATCGAGATGGCGGCACCGAGTATTCGCTGATGGCACGCCGTAACCTGCACACCGACCATGGCGCCCTGCAGCTGGGCTGGGCCACGCCGCTGCGCTCGAACCTGAAGGGCTACGTGCAGTTCTTCTCGGGATACGGACAAAGCCTGATCGACTACAACTACTCGCAGATGTCGCTCGGCGCCGGCTTCCTGGTCGGGTTCTAG
- the fusA gene encoding elongation factor G — protein sequence MSRKTPIERYRNIGISAHIDAGKTTTTERILFYTGVNHKIGEVHNGAATMDWMEQEQERGITITSAATTAFWRGMAGNFPEHRINIIDTPGHVDFTIEVERSMRVLDGAVMVYDAVGGVQPQSETVWRQANKYKVPRIAFVNKMDRVGADFFRVQQQIRDRLKGNAVPIQIPVGAEDHYQGVIDLVKMRAIIWDDASQGVKFSYEDIPAELKALAQKWHENMVEAAAEATPELTEKYLNGETLTEEEIKVALRARTVRGEIVPMLAGSAFKNKGVQAMLDAVIEYLPSPLDVPAIAGHDEHDNEIERHPSDSDPFAALAFKIMTDPFVGQLAFFRVYSGVVNSGDTVYNPTKGQKERLGRILQMHANERKEIKEVFAGDIAAAVGLKGVTTGDTLSNPDHVIVLEKMVFPEPVISQAVEPKTKADQEKMGIALSRLAQEDPSFRVHTDEESGQTIMAGMGELHLEILVDRMKREFGVEASVGKPQVAYRETIQKAVSDVEGKFVKQSGGRGQYGHVVLKLEPLEPGKGFEFVDAIKGGVVPREFIPAVEKGIQETLRSGVLAGYQVVDVRATLTFGSYHDVDSNENAFRMAGSMAFKDGMRRADPQLLEPIMDVEVETPEEHMGNVMGDLTTRRGMVQGMDEIPGGGGKLVRALVPLAEMFGYSTTLRSLTQGRATYTMEFKHYAGVPKHILDQIARK from the coding sequence ATGAGCCGCAAGACCCCAATCGAGCGTTACCGGAATATCGGCATCAGCGCCCACATCGATGCCGGCAAGACCACCACCACCGAGCGCATCCTGTTCTATACCGGCGTGAATCACAAGATCGGCGAGGTGCACAACGGCGCGGCCACGATGGACTGGATGGAGCAGGAACAGGAGCGTGGCATCACGATCACGTCGGCGGCCACCACTGCCTTCTGGCGCGGCATGGCCGGCAATTTCCCGGAACACCGCATCAACATCATCGACACGCCGGGCCACGTGGATTTTACCATCGAGGTCGAACGCTCGATGCGGGTGCTCGATGGCGCCGTGATGGTGTACGACGCCGTGGGCGGCGTGCAGCCGCAATCGGAAACCGTGTGGCGCCAGGCGAACAAGTACAAGGTGCCGCGCATCGCGTTCGTCAACAAGATGGACCGCGTGGGCGCCGACTTCTTCCGCGTGCAGCAGCAGATCCGCGACCGCCTGAAGGGCAACGCGGTGCCGATCCAGATCCCGGTCGGCGCCGAGGACCATTACCAGGGCGTGATCGACCTCGTGAAAATGCGCGCGATCATCTGGGACGATGCCAGCCAGGGCGTGAAGTTCAGCTACGAGGACATTCCGGCCGAGCTGAAGGCGCTGGCGCAGAAGTGGCACGAGAACATGGTGGAGGCGGCCGCCGAAGCGACGCCCGAGCTGACCGAGAAATACCTGAACGGCGAAACGCTGACCGAGGAAGAGATCAAGGTGGCGCTGCGTGCCCGCACGGTGCGCGGCGAGATCGTGCCGATGCTGGCCGGCAGCGCGTTCAAGAACAAGGGCGTGCAGGCGATGCTCGACGCGGTGATCGAATACCTGCCGTCGCCGCTCGATGTGCCGGCGATTGCCGGCCATGACGAGCACGACAACGAAATCGAGCGCCATCCGAGCGATTCGGACCCGTTCGCCGCGCTGGCGTTCAAGATCATGACCGACCCGTTCGTGGGCCAGCTGGCGTTCTTCCGCGTGTATTCCGGCGTCGTCAATTCCGGCGACACCGTCTACAACCCGACCAAGGGGCAGAAGGAGCGGCTCGGCCGCATCCTGCAGATGCACGCCAACGAGCGCAAGGAGATCAAGGAGGTGTTCGCCGGCGACATCGCCGCCGCCGTGGGCCTGAAGGGGGTGACCACCGGCGACACGCTGTCGAACCCCGACCACGTGATCGTGCTGGAAAAGATGGTGTTCCCGGAGCCGGTGATCTCGCAGGCGGTGGAACCGAAGACCAAGGCGGACCAGGAAAAGATGGGCATCGCCCTGTCGCGGCTGGCGCAGGAAGACCCGTCGTTCCGCGTGCACACGGACGAGGAATCGGGCCAGACCATCATGGCCGGCATGGGCGAGCTGCACCTGGAGATCCTGGTGGACCGGATGAAGCGCGAGTTCGGCGTGGAGGCATCGGTCGGCAAGCCGCAGGTGGCCTACCGCGAAACGATCCAGAAAGCGGTGTCCGATGTCGAAGGAAAGTTCGTCAAGCAGTCTGGCGGCCGCGGGCAGTACGGCCACGTGGTGCTGAAACTGGAACCGCTCGAACCGGGCAAGGGTTTCGAATTCGTCGATGCGATCAAGGGCGGCGTGGTGCCGCGCGAATTCATTCCGGCCGTCGAGAAGGGCATCCAGGAAACGCTGCGCTCGGGCGTGCTGGCCGGCTACCAGGTGGTCGACGTGCGCGCGACCCTGACGTTCGGCTCGTACCACGACGTCGACTCGAACGAAAACGCGTTCCGCATGGCCGGCTCGATGGCGTTCAAGGACGGCATGCGCCGCGCCGACCCGCAGCTGCTCGAACCGATCATGGACGTGGAGGTGGAAACGCCGGAAGAACACATGGGCAACGTGATGGGCGACCTCACCACGCGCCGCGGCATGGTGCAGGGCATGGACGAGATTCCCGGCGGCGGCGGCAAGCTGGTGCGCGCGCTGGTGCCGCTGGCCGAGATGTTCGGCTACTCCACCACGCTGCGTTCGCTGACCCAGGGCCGCGCCACGTACACGATGGAGTTCAAGCACTATGCCGGCGTGCCGAAGCACATCCTCGACCAGATCGCCAGAAAGTAG
- a CDS encoding bifunctional diguanylate cyclase/phosphodiesterase produces the protein MNNIATQEQRALAPGSDGDGPPPELLRLAGYLCGKEVAPETLVDEQALLACAPPAMSAGQRQALADLAATAAACQRLKRQLARAESFLSGFAEHSPSPLWIKDRNGSYVMGNAALTGFFGVPTVVGMDDSHFWPEDVRHSLEEQDRAVLENGETIKTMETSHDGTRHWLVHKFPIDVGGEPFLGGSAIDMTTEVEKERALIRHDTFYVLLSRLSALISRAKTIDALCLDACRFACHQPGLEIVDISRVDEATGSLKLFASAARDGTERQAKDFETGAAAADWFLPELAGAAVASGKLQFSNQLAGADGRMASCMAIPLFVNGKCWGVISFYSHRPEFFDHFYRERAGELGNELSFGIERLVNAQELSRLARTNALSGLPSRLRFDEEIAALAAVNASGTVLLININRFDEISSAYGNTAAIGLMRQVAQRLKDQVADRMVLSHVGIGRFALFYPADEERSPRAYARDTIIPLLEGSYQVDQQKIWCAINVGAAMLPEDGTSADELLVKAWDALAGARTQDEPIGFYDRDADHALARQINMEAELREAVERGEFVNFYQPKIDLKSGKLAGAEALVRWRHPVRGLIQPTEFVPVLERSGLVTQVGRNVMQRAMEDWREWYDAGLEPPQIAVNVAPAQFRCDSLFDDIERALNTAEAHLSPLSIEVTESSLVADHRRVVDILTRVRDLDVPVAIDDFGTGYSSLAYLVTLPVDVLKIDRSFVMKMAQDAGYMGLVSTIVSLAHSLDLKVVAEGIETEEEAKLLRLLRCEQGQGYLYGRPLPAAEFAKLLRRQ, from the coding sequence ATGAACAATATCGCCACCCAGGAACAACGAGCACTGGCGCCCGGGAGCGACGGGGATGGCCCGCCGCCGGAACTGCTCCGGCTCGCCGGCTACCTTTGCGGCAAGGAAGTGGCTCCGGAAACGCTGGTTGACGAGCAAGCGCTGCTGGCGTGTGCCCCGCCGGCGATGAGTGCCGGGCAGCGTCAGGCGCTGGCCGACCTGGCCGCCACCGCCGCCGCGTGCCAGCGGCTGAAACGCCAGCTGGCGCGCGCCGAAAGTTTCCTGTCCGGTTTCGCCGAGCACTCCCCGTCCCCGCTGTGGATCAAGGACCGCAACGGCAGCTACGTGATGGGCAACGCCGCGCTGACCGGTTTCTTCGGCGTGCCTACGGTGGTCGGCATGGATGACAGCCATTTCTGGCCTGAAGACGTGCGCCATAGCCTGGAGGAGCAGGACCGCGCGGTGCTCGAGAATGGCGAAACGATCAAGACGATGGAAACGTCGCACGACGGCACCCGCCACTGGCTGGTGCACAAGTTTCCCATCGATGTCGGCGGCGAACCGTTCCTGGGCGGCTCGGCGATCGACATGACCACCGAGGTGGAAAAAGAACGCGCCCTGATACGGCACGACACGTTCTACGTGCTGCTGTCGCGCCTTTCCGCCCTCATCTCCCGCGCAAAAACGATCGACGCGCTGTGCCTGGACGCGTGCCGGTTCGCCTGCCACCAGCCGGGCCTGGAGATCGTCGATATCAGCCGGGTCGACGAGGCCACGGGCAGCCTGAAACTGTTCGCCTCGGCGGCGCGTGACGGCACCGAGCGGCAGGCGAAGGATTTCGAAACGGGTGCCGCCGCGGCGGACTGGTTCCTGCCCGAGCTGGCCGGCGCCGCCGTCGCCAGCGGCAAGCTGCAGTTCTCGAACCAGCTGGCCGGCGCGGACGGACGGATGGCCTCGTGCATGGCGATTCCGCTGTTCGTCAACGGCAAGTGCTGGGGCGTGATCTCGTTCTACTCGCACCGCCCGGAATTCTTCGACCATTTTTACCGGGAGCGCGCGGGTGAGCTCGGCAATGAACTGAGTTTCGGCATCGAGCGCCTGGTCAATGCCCAGGAGCTGTCCCGGCTGGCGCGCACGAATGCGCTGTCCGGCCTGCCCAGCCGGCTGCGCTTCGACGAGGAAATCGCCGCGCTGGCCGCCGTCAATGCCAGCGGCACGGTACTGCTCATTAACATCAACCGGTTCGACGAGATCAGTTCCGCCTACGGCAACACTGCCGCGATCGGCCTGATGCGCCAGGTGGCGCAGCGGCTGAAGGATCAGGTGGCGGACCGGATGGTGCTGTCGCACGTGGGCATCGGCCGCTTCGCGCTGTTCTACCCGGCGGACGAGGAGCGCTCGCCGCGCGCCTATGCGCGCGATACCATCATTCCCCTGCTGGAAGGCTCCTACCAGGTGGACCAGCAAAAGATCTGGTGCGCCATCAACGTGGGCGCGGCGATGCTGCCGGAAGACGGCACCAGCGCCGACGAGCTGCTGGTCAAGGCCTGGGACGCGCTGGCCGGCGCCCGCACCCAGGACGAGCCGATCGGCTTCTACGACCGCGACGCCGATCACGCGCTGGCGCGCCAGATCAATATGGAGGCCGAACTGCGCGAGGCCGTGGAACGGGGCGAGTTCGTCAACTTCTACCAGCCGAAGATCGATCTGAAGTCGGGCAAGCTGGCCGGCGCCGAGGCGCTGGTGCGCTGGCGCCATCCGGTGCGGGGGCTGATCCAGCCGACTGAATTCGTGCCGGTGCTCGAGCGCAGCGGCCTCGTCACCCAGGTGGGCCGCAACGTGATGCAGCGCGCCATGGAAGACTGGCGCGAATGGTACGACGCGGGACTGGAGCCGCCGCAGATCGCCGTCAACGTGGCGCCGGCCCAGTTCCGCTGCGATTCGCTGTTCGACGACATCGAACGCGCCCTCAATACGGCGGAGGCGCACCTGTCGCCACTGTCGATCGAGGTCACGGAAAGCAGCCTGGTGGCGGATCACCGGCGCGTGGTCGATATCCTCACCCGCGTGCGCGACCTCGATGTGCCGGTGGCGATCGACGACTTCGGCACCGGCTACTCGTCGCTGGCCTACCTCGTCACGCTGCCGGTCGACGTGCTGAAGATCGACCGCTCGTTCGTGATGAAGATGGCGCAGGATGCCGGCTACATGGGGCTGGTGTCGACGATCGTGTCGCTGGCGCACAGCCTCGACCTGAAGGTGGTGGCCGAAGGCATCGAGACCGAAGAGGAAGCGAAGCTGCTCAGGCTGCTGCGCTGCGAACAGGGCCAGGGCTACCTGTACGGCCGGCCGCTGCCGGCCGCGGAATTCGCCAAGCTGCTGCGCCGGCAATGA
- a CDS encoding M48 family metallopeptidase, with translation MQKRIGQYRLGILAAVSLLAACASTTKPGTVGVQRQQLMLVSAEKVEQMALVNYTQQNSSARSAGKLVTKGAEYERLKKIAARLQAQVTAFRDDAAKWDWQLALIDAPVVNATCAPGGKITFYTGLIRQLKLNDDEIAIIMGHEIAHALREHGRERVSRAYAQNALTTTALAAAPNSQAQIQAANTVAHYLYMLPNSRQNESEADAMGLELAARAGYKPEASVAVWRKMAALAQKAGDKAPAEFASTHPSNDTRISDLTAMLPKVAPLYQAAPRPQAEARPQAAPGAKPPSRVQPARK, from the coding sequence ATGCAGAAACGAATTGGGCAATACCGGCTCGGGATCCTGGCCGCTGTCTCGCTGCTGGCGGCATGCGCATCGACGACGAAACCGGGCACCGTCGGTGTACAGCGCCAGCAACTGATGCTGGTGTCCGCGGAAAAGGTGGAGCAGATGGCGCTGGTCAACTACACGCAGCAGAACAGCAGCGCCAGGTCGGCGGGAAAGCTGGTGACGAAGGGCGCCGAATATGAACGGCTGAAGAAAATCGCCGCGCGCCTGCAGGCCCAGGTCACGGCATTCCGGGACGATGCCGCGAAGTGGGACTGGCAGCTGGCCCTGATCGATGCGCCGGTGGTCAACGCCACCTGCGCCCCGGGCGGCAAGATCACGTTCTACACGGGCCTGATCAGGCAACTGAAGCTGAACGACGACGAGATCGCCATCATCATGGGCCATGAAATCGCCCATGCCCTGCGTGAGCACGGCCGCGAGCGCGTGTCGCGCGCGTATGCGCAGAATGCGCTGACGACCACGGCCCTGGCGGCCGCGCCGAACAGCCAGGCGCAAATCCAGGCGGCGAACACGGTGGCGCATTACCTGTACATGCTGCCGAACTCGCGCCAGAACGAATCCGAGGCCGATGCGATGGGCCTGGAACTGGCCGCGCGCGCCGGCTACAAGCCGGAAGCCTCGGTGGCCGTATGGCGCAAGATGGCCGCGCTGGCGCAGAAGGCGGGCGACAAGGCGCCGGCCGAATTCGCATCGACCCACCCGTCGAACGATACCCGGATCAGCGACCTGACGGCGATGCTGCCGAAGGTGGCGCCGCTGTACCAGGCCGCGCCGCGGCCCCAGGCGGAGGCGCGCCCGCAGGCGGCGCCGGGCGCGAAGCCACCCTCGCGCGTTCAGCCCGCGCGCAAGTGA
- a CDS encoding arsinothricin resistance N-acetyltransferase ArsN1 family B: MIRDARPADAEAIAAIYNPYIAATTISFEEEPVPADAMRGRIAAVEEDGLPWLVLETDDGAIAGYAYATRWRVRHVYRYSVETTVYIAQGETGSGHGTALYTALLERLREAGCHLAIGGIAQPNAASVTLHERMGYRKVAHFGEVGFKFGTWIDVGYWELKLQE, encoded by the coding sequence TTGATCCGCGACGCCCGCCCCGCCGATGCCGAAGCCATCGCCGCCATCTACAATCCGTACATTGCCGCCACCACCATCAGCTTCGAGGAAGAACCGGTGCCGGCGGACGCCATGCGGGGGCGAATCGCCGCGGTCGAGGAAGACGGCCTGCCATGGCTGGTGCTGGAAACGGACGACGGCGCCATCGCCGGCTATGCTTATGCGACCCGGTGGCGCGTGCGCCATGTCTACCGCTATTCCGTGGAAACGACGGTCTATATCGCGCAAGGAGAGACCGGAAGCGGCCATGGCACCGCGCTGTACACGGCGCTGCTGGAACGGCTGCGCGAGGCGGGCTGCCACCTGGCGATCGGCGGCATTGCCCAGCCGAACGCGGCCAGCGTTACGCTGCATGAAAGGATGGGCTACAGGAAAGTCGCCCACTTCGGCGAAGTGGGCTTCAAGTTCGGCACCTGGATCGACGTCGGCTACTGGGAACTGAAATTGCAGGAATAA
- a CDS encoding peptidase U32 family protein: MSLLAHELELLSPAKTAEIGREAILHGADAVYIGGPAFGARHNASNPLEDIAGLVNFAHRYRARIFVTMNTIMHDSELDLARRQIWQLYEAGVDALIIQDMGLLELDLPPIQVHASTQCDIRTVERAKFLGDVGFSQLVLARELTIEQIKKIRAEVDTPLEYFVHGALCVAFSGQCYISHADTGRSANRGDCSQACRLPYTLTDGQGRVVAFDKHLLSMKDNDQSRNLEALVDAGIRSLKIEGRYKDMGYVKNITAHYRLLLDEILERRPELARASSGRTEVLFTPDVDKNFNRGHTDYFAGGRQDDIGAFDSPKYLGVRLGTVTKLGGDHFDLLTDAPLANGDGLNYMVKRASAGIQANTVQKLGEDGDGQRWRVFPNEPMSTLTALKPGTEIHRNRDHQWEAVLSKKSSERKVGVQLVLSDRADGLTLTVIDEDGITSSTDAALALQPAQQAAQAETALRTSLGKLGNTMFAADAVELKLSQPWFVPSGAINGLRRDALAAHEAARLAAWQRPPRKAPAEPPAVYPETQLTYLANVYNEKARAFYFKHGVQMIDAAYESHEEPGAVPLMITKHCLRYSFNLCPKQAKGVQGVQGQVKAEPMTLVSGSETYTLRFDCKPCEMHVVGAMKPGILNSPPPSAVPYSPMVFHKQRPRA; the protein is encoded by the coding sequence ATGTCGCTTCTCGCCCACGAACTCGAACTGCTGTCGCCCGCCAAAACCGCCGAGATCGGGCGGGAAGCCATCCTGCACGGCGCCGACGCGGTCTACATCGGCGGCCCGGCCTTCGGTGCGCGCCACAATGCCAGCAATCCGCTGGAAGATATCGCCGGGCTGGTCAACTTCGCGCACCGCTATCGCGCGCGCATTTTCGTGACGATGAACACCATCATGCACGACAGCGAACTGGACCTCGCACGCAGGCAGATCTGGCAACTGTACGAGGCCGGCGTCGATGCGCTGATCATCCAGGACATGGGCCTGCTGGAGCTGGACCTGCCGCCGATCCAGGTGCACGCCAGCACGCAGTGCGACATCCGCACCGTGGAGCGGGCGAAATTCCTGGGCGACGTGGGCTTCTCGCAACTGGTGCTGGCCCGCGAGCTGACGATCGAGCAAATCAAGAAGATACGCGCGGAGGTCGATACACCGCTGGAGTATTTCGTCCATGGCGCGCTGTGCGTGGCGTTCTCCGGCCAGTGCTACATCTCGCATGCGGACACGGGCCGCAGCGCCAACCGCGGCGACTGCTCGCAGGCATGCCGGCTGCCGTACACGCTGACCGATGGCCAGGGCCGCGTCGTGGCGTTCGACAAGCACCTGCTGTCGATGAAGGACAACGACCAGAGCCGCAACCTCGAAGCGCTGGTCGATGCCGGCATCCGCTCGCTGAAGATCGAGGGCCGCTACAAGGACATGGGGTATGTGAAGAACATCACGGCCCACTACCGCCTGCTGCTCGACGAGATCCTGGAGCGCCGCCCCGAGCTGGCGCGGGCATCGAGCGGCCGCACGGAAGTACTGTTCACGCCGGACGTCGACAAGAATTTCAACCGCGGCCATACCGACTACTTCGCCGGCGGCCGCCAGGACGATATCGGCGCGTTCGATTCGCCGAAGTACCTGGGCGTGCGGCTGGGTACCGTGACGAAGCTGGGCGGCGACCATTTCGACCTGCTGACCGACGCGCCGCTGGCCAACGGCGATGGCCTGAACTACATGGTCAAGCGCGCATCGGCCGGCATCCAGGCCAATACCGTGCAAAAGCTGGGCGAGGATGGCGACGGCCAGCGGTGGCGCGTGTTCCCGAACGAGCCGATGAGCACCCTCACCGCGCTCAAGCCGGGTACGGAGATCCACCGCAACCGCGATCACCAGTGGGAAGCGGTGCTGAGCAAGAAATCGTCGGAGCGCAAGGTGGGCGTGCAGCTCGTGCTGTCCGACCGGGCGGACGGGCTGACGCTGACCGTCATCGACGAGGACGGCATCACCAGCAGTACCGATGCGGCGCTGGCCCTGCAGCCTGCCCAGCAGGCGGCGCAGGCCGAGACGGCGCTGCGCACCAGCCTGGGCAAGCTGGGCAATACGATGTTCGCGGCCGACGCCGTCGAGCTGAAGCTGTCGCAGCCCTGGTTCGTGCCGTCCGGTGCGATCAATGGGCTGCGGCGCGACGCGCTGGCCGCCCACGAGGCCGCGCGCCTGGCCGCATGGCAGCGCCCGCCCCGCAAGGCGCCCGCCGAACCGCCGGCCGTCTACCCGGAAACGCAGCTGACCTACCTGGCCAACGTCTACAACGAAAAGGCGCGCGCGTTCTATTTCAAGCACGGCGTGCAGATGATCGATGCCGCCTACGAGTCGCACGAAGAGCCGGGCGCCGTGCCGCTGATGATCACCAAGCATTGCCTGCGCTACTCGTTCAATCTGTGCCCGAAACAGGCCAAGGGCGTGCAAGGCGTGCAGGGCCAGGTGAAAGCCGAGCCGATGACGCTCGTCTCGGGCAGCGAAACCTACACACTGCGCTTCGACTGCAAGCCGTGCGAGATGCACGTGGTGGGCGCGATGAAGCCGGGCATCCTCAACTCGCCGCCACCGTCGGCCGTGCCATACAGCCCGATGGTGTTCCACAAGCAGCGGCCGCGCGCCTGA